A genomic segment from Methanofollis fontis encodes:
- a CDS encoding KEOPS complex subunit Pcc1 has product MIRITGEISTASIDAGHIAAALAPDNLTGMTTGAEAGRVVTTIESGALRSVTASVDDYLMNLAIAEEICGLNMAEQTGEENPVIKSK; this is encoded by the coding sequence ATGATCCGGATCACCGGCGAGATCAGCACCGCCAGCATCGACGCCGGGCATATTGCGGCGGCACTCGCACCCGACAACCTCACCGGAATGACGACAGGGGCAGAGGCCGGGAGGGTCGTCACGACGATCGAGTCCGGCGCCCTCCGCTCAGTGACCGCATCGGTGGACGACTACCTGATGAACCTGGCGATCGCAGAGGAGATATGCGGCCTGAATATGGCAGAACAAACTGGAGAAGAGAACCCGGTGATTAAATCAAAGTAA
- a CDS encoding DHH family phosphoesterase gives MSIQAAAAQVAKQILATDFVEVYAHHDADGIAAGSILCQAMLRAGIRFRLRIRQGIESKDIIHPESTLLCDFGSGITDLPDSVMVVDHHVPAFKGPFHVNPRLCGIDGEQELSASGTAYIVAQEMGDNRDLAGAAILGVFGDGQTFTGMNREILNEGIANGFIVPERGLLLNGQNLREALETAVNPYISGISGNSEKITDILETATGEEEVKKDLLLSLLLLEGGEDADPAVFSRIYGERYRLEREVIGDARTMAAVIDGCGQSGRGGCAAAVCMRAPDLVEEATGIAAAFRRRVVAALTAASRNGQIYTVEDASAASGVADCLAYDIRQTGAVAVIAQNGDCWQVSARCPRGVEVDLEELMRTLAARTGGTGGGHHTRAGARIPLDRIDEFREGFSKAVSA, from the coding sequence ATGTCCATTCAGGCCGCAGCCGCACAGGTCGCCAAACAGATCCTCGCCACCGACTTCGTCGAGGTCTATGCCCACCACGATGCCGACGGCATCGCCGCAGGCTCGATCCTCTGTCAGGCGATGCTCAGGGCGGGCATCAGGTTCAGGCTGCGGATCCGGCAGGGGATCGAGAGCAAGGACATCATCCATCCAGAATCGACCCTCCTGTGCGATTTCGGCTCTGGAATCACCGATCTCCCTGATAGCGTGATGGTCGTCGACCACCATGTCCCGGCATTCAAGGGCCCATTCCATGTCAACCCCCGGTTATGCGGGATCGACGGTGAGCAGGAACTCTCGGCGTCGGGGACGGCATACATCGTGGCGCAGGAGATGGGCGACAACCGCGACCTCGCAGGTGCCGCCATCCTGGGCGTCTTCGGCGACGGGCAGACGTTCACCGGCATGAACCGTGAGATCCTCAACGAGGGCATAGCAAACGGCTTCATCGTCCCGGAACGGGGACTGCTTCTGAACGGTCAGAACCTGCGGGAGGCGCTCGAGACGGCGGTCAACCCCTATATCTCCGGCATAAGCGGGAATAGCGAAAAGATCACGGATATCCTGGAGACGGCGACCGGCGAGGAGGAGGTCAAGAAAGATCTCCTCCTCTCCCTCCTCCTTCTGGAAGGGGGCGAGGACGCGGACCCCGCGGTATTTTCACGGATCTACGGTGAACGCTACCGCCTTGAACGGGAGGTGATCGGGGACGCCCGCACGATGGCGGCGGTCATCGACGGTTGCGGCCAGAGCGGGCGGGGCGGGTGTGCGGCAGCGGTCTGCATGCGCGCCCCCGATCTGGTGGAGGAGGCGACCGGAATTGCGGCCGCCTTCAGGCGACGGGTGGTCGCCGCCCTCACCGCAGCCAGCCGGAACGGCCAGATCTATACCGTGGAAGACGCCTCCGCCGCAAGCGGTGTTGCCGACTGTCTCGCCTACGACATCAGGCAGACCGGGGCCGTGGCGGTGATCGCCCAGAACGGCGACTGCTGGCAGGTTTCAGCCCGCTGTCCGCGGGGGGTCGAGGTCGACCTTGAGGAACTGATGCGCACCCTCGCCGCCAGAACCGGCGGGACAGGAGGGGGCCACCACACCAGGGCCGGAGCCCGCATCCCGCTCGATCGGATCGATGAGTTCAGGGAGGGTTTCTCAAAGGCGGTGTCCGCATGA